The Daphnia pulex isolate KAP4 chromosome 7, ASM2113471v1 genome includes the window GTCAATATTCGTCGAGATGTTACATCGACCAAAAAAGCATGACTGGTGGCAGTAAGCAGAACGGTCCGTCATCTCCGTTGAGCCTTTACAATCTCCGAGGTGTTTTCTATACCATCGGCTATTTGCTTCTCATCTGTTTTGCCGTATTCGTCTGCGAGTTGATGTGGCATTGCTACCGCCAAATGTAACCCCAGCACCACCAACTTATTTAATCTTCACGAAAATATCAATCGCACATTTTATTGGTATATAGCTGCATAATATTATATCCCATTCCAGTTGTGTATTATTCCATCAATTATTCACGGAGGAGACAAGATAACTGGGAGTAATACTAGTCAATTTTATAATACTGAATCGACCATCTTCATTTTATATTCTGAAATTCACGCGCACACGACAAGGCCTGGTGGCACGCAGATTAAAACGCCAGTAATTTGACTCGAAACTGAAGTAACCGGGTTGATAGCTTTCGTGACGACATACGTCTCCATTGCGATAACCGTCACCGTCGAGGTCGACGGTACTCGATTAAACATGGCCCTGTCTTTTCTCGTCAATAATTCCGGCAGGTCGTAATCATTCAATTCCGATCTGCCGTCTATTAGATCCTCGTACTTGGACGACTCAATTTCACGAACGGCAGATCGCAGAGGATCGCTAATCAAAACTGTTGGTTCCACCAGgctaaattgaattaaaatttagttaattTGAATCAATAAGTTTGTAGATGTGATTTTATACTTTTCCTGGTTGATGGTAGTTGGAAAAACGTCAGAATTTTCCAGGAGATCGTCTTCCAGATCGACAAAGCGTCTGGTCCGGTTGTAAATCGGGCAAACGGTTGGGTTGGtcgtatttaaaaacaaattggacGGTATGCAGATTTTAGTGGTGGTGACGCTGCTGACGTCTGTCACCGTCATCCTGATGGTTTGTCGGGCGAAGATGATGGGGCGCGTCAgagccgacgacgacggtttCATCTGATTGTTGAGGTTCATGCTGAGCAATTCCAGCGGATTAAATGGGCGGAGAGCGTGGACAGTGTGAGCTTCGTTgtccaacaagaaaaatttgtgattCCAAGCCGGAATGCGTTGCTTAGAAAACGAAACTTTTGGCTCGGCCATGCGATCAGCTGATTGATCTTCGTAATTTTTATTCACCGATGCGGAGCGTTGCTGTCCCTGTAAATTTAAATACGTTATAATATAacagaaatgataaaaattcaaatttgtgtaCAACCGAAAAGTATCCTGGATTTTTCCTGATGTAATCATCGTCTGGCATAGTCGGAATAACAGGATCGGGGACAGGAACCGGTGTGCTAAAATATTCCGAGAAAACATATTGCACCCAATTGTTTATTTGGCTAGGATATAGAAAAAGGTCTCTATTAATAGGTGATGATGCCAGCTGCCAGGGCGACTTT containing:
- the LOC124197352 gene encoding uncharacterized protein LOC124197352, with protein sequence MKIFALILLATFVVGDRFYQQPYSPVVLKSPWQLASSPINRDLFLYPSQINNWVQYVFSEYFSTPVPVPDPVIPTMPDDDYIRKNPGYFSGQQRSASVNKNYEDQSADRMAEPKVSFSKQRIPAWNHKFFLLDNEAHTVHALRPFNPLELLSMNLNNQMKPSSSALTRPIIFARQTIRMTVTDVSSVTTTKICIPSNLFLNTTNPTVCPIYNRTRRFVDLEDDLLENSDVFPTTINQENLVEPTVLISDPLRSAVREIESSKYEDLIDGRSELNDYDLPELLTRKDRAMFNRVPSTSTVTVIAMETYVVTKAINPVTSVSSQITGVLICVPPGLVVCA